The Enterococcus rotai genome includes a window with the following:
- a CDS encoding ribosomal-processing cysteine protease Prp codes for MIKSSFKRNDAGQIVSFEVSGHAESGPYGSDIVCAAVSALTISTVNGIDALAGFEPIVETNEDEGGYLYVEMISNANQEQTNIAQILLENLLLGLQAIEQESLEFIQVKTINEK; via the coding sequence ATGATTAAAAGTTCTTTTAAGCGAAATGACGCAGGTCAAATCGTTTCTTTTGAAGTCTCAGGGCATGCAGAATCTGGTCCATATGGCAGTGATATCGTTTGTGCAGCTGTGTCTGCTTTAACGATCAGTACTGTCAATGGAATTGATGCGCTAGCTGGATTTGAACCGATTGTTGAAACTAACGAAGATGAAGGTGGTTACCTTTATGTTGAAATGATTTCAAATGCCAATCAGGAACAAACCAACATTGCCCAAATTCTCTTGGAAAATCTTTTATTAGGTTTACAAGCGATCGAGCAAGAAAGTCTTGAATTTATTCAAGTCAAAACCATAAATGAAAAATAG
- a CDS encoding ABC transporter ATP-binding protein: protein MRDEQQGIRKNQNPLKTLKRLFAYMFRQNKFLLVLVLLLIFLSTFANVRGSLFLQVVIDDYITPLLGQSNPNFSGLLKAITTMALIYVVGIISNLCSNLIMVRISEGTQKTIRDEMFTHLETLPIGYFDSNSDGDIMSHFTNDTDTLRQMISQSIPNLVMAVVSFVSVFIAMFTISVPLTLVVIVSVSIMIVTIRMIAGRSSRYFGKQQRDLGSVNGYIEEIMHGQKVVKIFNHEPQTIKQFKEINEELRQSATKANKYANSLMPIMMNLLNIQYVLLAVVGGIFSVYGVSGLTIGMIASFLQLSRSLNMPISQVSQQINFVIMALAGADRIFSLIDEKPEVDDGYVTLVNVTREAGDLVESEARTGIWAWKHPHADGTVTYTELTGDVRFEDVSFGYTEKNRVLKDINLYAEPGQKVAFVGATGAGKTTITNLINRFYDIQEGKIRYDGINVKKIKKSSLRRSLGIVLQDTHLFTGTIRENIRYGKLDASDSDVINAAQLANAEDFINNLPNKYDTVITGDGEGLSQGQRQLLSIARAAIADPPVMILDEATSSIDTRTEKHVQAGMDRLMKGRTVFVIAHRLSTIQNSDAIMVMDHGRIIERGSHEDLLEEKGIYHQLYTGKVELS from the coding sequence ATGCGTGATGAACAACAAGGAATTCGTAAAAATCAAAATCCTTTGAAAACGTTGAAACGCTTATTTGCCTACATGTTTAGACAAAATAAGTTTCTTCTGGTACTAGTGCTGCTACTCATTTTTTTAAGCACGTTTGCCAATGTTCGAGGTTCTTTATTTTTACAAGTAGTGATCGATGATTACATTACTCCGCTACTTGGACAAAGTAACCCCAATTTCTCTGGATTGTTAAAAGCAATCACAACGATGGCGCTGATTTATGTTGTTGGGATCATATCGAATCTATGCTCTAATTTGATCATGGTGCGGATCAGTGAAGGGACCCAAAAAACGATTCGAGATGAAATGTTTACCCATCTTGAAACCTTGCCGATTGGTTATTTTGATTCAAATTCTGATGGTGATATCATGAGTCATTTCACGAATGATACAGATACCTTACGGCAGATGATTTCTCAAAGTATTCCGAATTTAGTGATGGCCGTGGTTAGTTTTGTCAGTGTATTTATTGCGATGTTTACGATCAGTGTTCCCTTGACTTTGGTTGTGATTGTTTCTGTTTCGATCATGATCGTGACAATTCGGATGATTGCCGGACGTAGTAGCCGTTATTTTGGCAAACAACAAAGAGATCTCGGCAGTGTTAATGGTTATATTGAAGAAATCATGCATGGTCAAAAAGTAGTGAAAATATTTAATCATGAGCCACAAACGATCAAACAATTTAAAGAAATCAATGAAGAATTACGGCAAAGTGCGACTAAAGCGAATAAATACGCGAATAGTTTAATGCCGATCATGATGAACTTGCTAAATATACAGTATGTACTTTTAGCAGTTGTTGGCGGAATTTTTTCAGTATACGGTGTTTCAGGTCTAACCATTGGGATGATTGCGTCTTTTCTTCAATTAAGTCGTTCATTGAATATGCCGATCAGTCAAGTTTCTCAACAAATCAATTTTGTGATCATGGCTTTAGCAGGAGCCGATCGTATCTTTAGTTTAATTGATGAAAAACCAGAAGTAGATGATGGCTATGTAACATTGGTGAATGTAACGCGAGAAGCTGGAGATCTTGTTGAAAGTGAAGCGAGAACAGGAATCTGGGCTTGGAAGCATCCTCATGCAGACGGTACTGTCACCTATACTGAATTAACTGGAGATGTGCGGTTTGAAGATGTTTCTTTTGGTTACACAGAAAAAAATCGTGTCTTAAAAGATATCAATCTTTATGCAGAACCAGGACAAAAAGTCGCCTTTGTTGGGGCTACCGGGGCAGGTAAAACGACAATCACCAACTTGATCAATCGCTTTTATGATATTCAAGAAGGCAAAATTCGCTATGATGGAATCAATGTGAAAAAGATTAAAAAGAGCTCGTTGAGAAGGTCGTTAGGGATTGTTTTGCAGGACACTCATTTATTTACCGGAACGATTCGGGAAAATATTCGTTATGGTAAGCTAGATGCATCAGATAGTGATGTGATTAACGCAGCACAACTGGCCAATGCCGAGGATTTCATTAATAATCTACCGAATAAATACGATACGGTGATCACGGGTGATGGCGAAGGTTTGTCACAAGGGCAACGCCAGTTATTGTCTATCGCACGAGCAGCTATTGCAGATCCACCTGTTATGATTTTGGATGAAGCAACATCTAGTATTGATACTAGAACAGAAAAGCATGTGCAAGCTGGAATGGACCGTTTGATGAAAGGCAGAACCGTATTTGTTATCGCTCATCGCTTATCGACGATTCAAAATTCAGATGCGATTATGGTGATGGATCATGGCCGGATTATTGAACGGGGCAGTCATGAAGATTTACTTGAAGAAAAAGGCATTTACCATCAACTCTATACAGGCAAAGTAGAGCTTTCATAG
- the rpmA gene encoding 50S ribosomal protein L27: MLLTMNLQLFAHKKGGGSTSNGRDSESKRLGAKSADGQTVTGGSILYRQRGTKIYPGANVGIGGDDTLFAKVDGVVRFERKGRDKKQVSVYPVAQ, from the coding sequence ATGTTATTAACTATGAATTTACAATTATTCGCCCACAAAAAAGGTGGAGGTTCTACTTCCAACGGACGTGATTCAGAATCTAAACGCCTAGGCGCTAAAAGTGCTGATGGACAAACTGTTACTGGTGGATCAATTTTATACCGTCAACGCGGAACTAAAATTTACCCAGGAGCAAACGTAGGTATCGGCGGAGACGACACTTTATTTGCTAAAGTTGACGGTGTAGTACGTTTCGAACGTAAAGGCCGCGACAAAAAACAAGTGTCTGTTTACCCAGTAGCTCAATAA
- the rplU gene encoding 50S ribosomal protein L21, whose protein sequence is MYAIIKTGGKQVKVEVGQAIYVEKLDVEAGEKVVFDEVILVGGESTKVGAPTVAGATVEGTVEKHGKQKKVVTFKYKPKKHTHRKQGHRQPYTKVVINAINA, encoded by the coding sequence ATGTACGCAATTATCAAAACTGGTGGTAAACAAGTAAAAGTTGAGGTAGGTCAAGCAATTTACGTTGAAAAATTAGACGTAGAAGCTGGCGAAAAAGTTGTTTTTGACGAAGTTATCTTAGTGGGTGGCGAATCTACGAAAGTAGGAGCTCCAACTGTAGCAGGTGCAACTGTCGAAGGAACTGTAGAAAAACACGGCAAACAAAAGAAAGTCGTAACTTTCAAATACAAACCTAAAAAACACACTCACCGCAAACAAGGTCACCGTCAACCATATACAAAAGTTGTAATCAACGCAATCAACGCATAA
- a CDS encoding bifunctional methylenetetrahydrofolate dehydrogenase/methenyltetrahydrofolate cyclohydrolase has product MGELINGRELADRMQAQIKEEVQELEKKSIRPGLVVLLVGENQASQTYVKNKDLAAAKIGIRSKIERLPETISEADLLTVIEQYNQDADYHGILVQLPLPKHIDEEKVLLAVDPNKDVDGFHPMNMGHLFIGEPTMIPCTPYGIMKMFEAYNIDLEGKRAVVIGRSNIVGKPMAQLMMMKNATVTIAHSRTVDLPAVAREADILVVAIGRGHFVTKEFVKPGAVVIDVGMNRDANGKLIGDVKFDEVAPIASFITPVPKGVGPMTITMLMYQTVEAAKKQK; this is encoded by the coding sequence ATGGGAGAGTTAATCAACGGTCGTGAACTAGCAGATAGAATGCAAGCACAAATCAAAGAAGAAGTGCAAGAACTTGAAAAAAAAAGCATTCGTCCAGGTTTAGTTGTTTTATTAGTAGGTGAAAATCAAGCAAGTCAAACGTATGTGAAAAATAAAGATTTAGCCGCAGCTAAAATCGGGATTCGCTCGAAAATCGAACGCTTGCCTGAAACGATCTCAGAAGCAGATCTATTAACTGTGATTGAACAATATAATCAAGATGCAGATTATCATGGAATACTGGTTCAATTACCATTGCCAAAACATATTGATGAAGAAAAAGTATTGTTAGCAGTTGACCCTAATAAAGATGTCGATGGTTTCCACCCCATGAACATGGGGCATTTATTTATTGGTGAACCAACAATGATTCCATGTACACCATATGGCATCATGAAAATGTTTGAAGCGTACAACATTGATTTAGAGGGCAAACGAGCAGTTGTGATTGGGCGTAGCAATATTGTGGGAAAACCAATGGCACAATTAATGATGATGAAGAATGCGACTGTTACGATCGCTCATTCAAGAACAGTTGACTTGCCCGCAGTCGCCAGAGAAGCGGATATTTTAGTCGTGGCAATTGGTCGCGGTCATTTTGTGACAAAAGAGTTCGTCAAACCGGGTGCAGTTGTAATTGACGTTGGGATGAATCGAGATGCTAATGGCAAGTTAATTGGTGATGTAAAATTCGATGAGGTTGCACCGATTGCAAGTTTTATCACACCAGTGCCAAAAGGTGTTGGACCGATGACCATTACTATGCTGATGTATCAAACGGTAGAAGCCGCTAAAAAACAAAAGTAA
- a CDS encoding metallophosphoesterase, with protein sequence MKKRSIVYLFLFAIIGMVLYAFFIEPKRIVTHHYTVGTNDGQKPVKIVQLSDIHIQENYSTTQLEKIVTKVNNEQPDMILFTGDLFDNYAKYGPAEEVIAAFDRLSAPLGKYAVWGNHDYGGGAAHAYPEILAASGFQLLENSGVNVPLSNGKSVYIGGLDDSMLGNSLIEETLAGRQSDYTILMSHEPDKADDVLDHDIQLILAGHSHGGQVKLPFFTIKNALAEKYYDGFYSLANETTLYVNTGLGTTKIPARFRVPPEIAVFDLYV encoded by the coding sequence ATGAAAAAAAGATCTATTGTCTACTTATTTTTATTCGCCATTATTGGCATGGTCCTCTATGCCTTTTTTATAGAACCAAAAAGAATCGTTACCCATCATTATACAGTGGGGACTAACGATGGACAAAAACCTGTCAAAATTGTTCAACTCTCAGATATTCACATTCAAGAGAACTATTCTACGACACAATTAGAAAAAATCGTAACAAAAGTCAACAATGAACAACCTGATATGATTTTATTCACCGGTGATTTATTTGATAACTATGCAAAATACGGACCTGCTGAAGAGGTTATTGCAGCATTCGATCGCTTGTCAGCCCCTTTAGGAAAATATGCTGTTTGGGGAAACCATGATTACGGCGGTGGAGCGGCTCACGCTTATCCAGAAATTTTAGCGGCATCTGGTTTTCAATTATTGGAAAACTCGGGAGTCAACGTTCCTTTGTCTAATGGAAAATCAGTCTATATCGGCGGTTTGGATGATTCTATGTTAGGTAACTCCTTGATTGAAGAAACATTAGCTGGCCGACAAAGCGACTACACGATTTTAATGAGCCATGAGCCAGATAAAGCTGATGATGTATTAGACCATGATATTCAACTAATTTTAGCTGGACATAGTCACGGAGGACAAGTTAAACTACCTTTTTTTACAATCAAAAATGCGCTGGCCGAAAAATATTATGATGGCTTTTATAGTTTAGCTAATGAGACAACTTTGTATGTTAATACAGGTTTAGGTACAACAAAAATTCCGGCACGTTTTAGAGTACCACCGGAAATTGCAGTTTTTGATCTTTATGTTTAA
- a CDS encoding Asp23/Gls24 family envelope stress response protein, translated as MTDEKNLVINTKDSLGEIVIAPEVIEVIIGIAASKVEGVYGMRGTFANNVTEFLGRAAHGKGVYLRAEEEGLKVDIYCYLNYGISVPKVALEMQDRVKQQVLFMTDIDLVEVNIHVVAVVPEKLPEPDFDELFPEDEGENE; from the coding sequence ATGACTGACGAAAAAAATCTAGTAATCAATACAAAAGATTCTTTAGGCGAAATTGTCATTGCGCCGGAAGTAATTGAAGTCATTATTGGTATTGCAGCATCTAAAGTAGAAGGTGTCTACGGTATGCGTGGGACATTTGCTAATAATGTAACAGAATTTTTAGGCCGTGCTGCTCACGGTAAGGGCGTTTATTTAAGAGCAGAAGAAGAAGGCTTGAAAGTCGATATTTATTGCTATTTAAATTATGGTATTTCAGTACCTAAAGTAGCGTTAGAGATGCAAGACCGTGTGAAACAGCAAGTGTTGTTCATGACGGATATCGATTTGGTAGAAGTAAATATTCATGTCGTAGCAGTAGTTCCAGAAAAACTTCCAGAACCTGATTTTGATGAATTATTCCCAGAAGATGAGGGCGAAAATGAGTAA
- a CDS encoding ABC transporter ATP-binding protein: MIKKLIANIGVYKKESIITPLYVTGEVILDIIIPLVMAMMIDSGIEKGDTKAILMYGAILFICAIIALFFGAMSGRYAAVASAGFAKNLRDQLFVRIQGFSFSNIDRFSTSSLITRMTTDVTNVQNAYQMIIRLLVRSPLIMIFSLAMAYSINKDLSLIYLGVVPFLMIGLALVIYFAHPNFNKVFRIYDKLNNVVQENLQGIRVVKSYVREDHEDEKFKTVSKDIYKTFSKAQSIVAFNNPILQFAVYTCMLLISWLGAKFVVGSTLTTGELVSMFTYTMQILMSLNMLSMVFVIVLIARTSAERITEVLSEESDLKNNENPLYEIPDGSVRFHDVCFSYANDLEKLALMHANMEIKSGEVIGIVGGTGSSKSTLVQLIPRLYDVTQGSVEVGGHDVRHYDLKSLRDQVSMVLQNNVLFTGTIKENLRWGNEDATDEDLIRVCKIAQADSFIQEFPDKYDTLISQGGNNVSGGQKQRLCIARALLKKPKILILDDSTSAVDTKTDRLIREGMRQEIPGTTTFIIGQRVSSVQDSDRIIVMDKGLINEIGTHDELLANNQIYQEVYESQAKGFGEEDA, from the coding sequence GTGATAAAAAAACTGATCGCCAATATAGGCGTTTACAAGAAAGAAAGTATCATTACGCCATTGTACGTAACTGGGGAAGTTATTTTAGACATCATTATCCCTTTAGTCATGGCAATGATGATCGATAGTGGGATTGAAAAAGGGGACACCAAAGCGATTTTAATGTATGGAGCGATTTTATTTATTTGTGCAATTATTGCGTTATTTTTTGGTGCGATGTCAGGTCGTTATGCGGCTGTTGCTTCGGCTGGATTTGCGAAAAATTTACGAGATCAATTGTTTGTTCGAATCCAAGGTTTTTCCTTTTCAAACATTGATCGTTTTTCTACCTCAAGTTTGATCACACGAATGACAACAGACGTGACGAATGTCCAAAACGCGTATCAAATGATTATTCGACTTTTAGTCCGTAGTCCATTGATCATGATTTTTTCATTAGCGATGGCGTATAGTATCAACAAGGATCTGTCTTTGATTTATTTAGGTGTTGTACCGTTTTTGATGATCGGTTTAGCGCTCGTTATTTATTTTGCTCATCCTAATTTCAATAAAGTTTTTCGTATTTACGATAAATTAAATAACGTAGTTCAAGAAAACTTGCAAGGAATTCGGGTCGTTAAATCTTATGTAAGAGAAGACCATGAAGACGAGAAATTCAAAACGGTTTCTAAAGATATTTACAAAACCTTCTCAAAAGCCCAAAGTATTGTTGCCTTCAATAATCCGATTTTACAGTTTGCCGTATATACCTGTATGTTGTTGATTTCTTGGTTGGGAGCAAAATTTGTCGTTGGCAGTACGTTGACTACTGGTGAATTGGTCAGCATGTTTACGTATACAATGCAGATTTTAATGAGTTTAAACATGTTATCAATGGTTTTTGTGATTGTTCTTATCGCACGAACTTCAGCTGAGCGAATCACAGAAGTTTTATCTGAAGAAAGTGATTTAAAAAATAATGAAAACCCACTTTATGAAATTCCAGATGGTTCGGTTCGCTTTCATGATGTTTGTTTTAGCTATGCCAATGATCTTGAAAAACTAGCCTTGATGCATGCGAATATGGAAATCAAATCGGGTGAAGTTATCGGAATCGTTGGTGGAACGGGGAGTTCTAAATCAACATTGGTTCAGCTGATCCCAAGACTATATGATGTTACTCAAGGATCAGTCGAAGTTGGCGGACACGATGTACGGCATTATGATCTGAAATCATTGCGTGATCAAGTCAGCATGGTGTTGCAAAATAATGTGCTATTTACAGGAACGATCAAAGAAAATTTACGTTGGGGAAATGAAGATGCTACAGATGAAGATTTAATCAGAGTCTGTAAGATTGCGCAAGCGGATAGTTTTATCCAAGAATTTCCTGATAAATATGATACGTTGATTTCGCAAGGAGGAAATAACGTTTCTGGTGGACAAAAGCAACGTTTATGTATTGCCAGAGCCTTATTGAAGAAACCCAAAATTTTGATTTTAGATGATTCAACAAGTGCGGTTGATACTAAAACAGATCGGTTGATCCGTGAAGGAATGCGTCAAGAGATTCCAGGGACAACAACGTTTATCATCGGACAACGAGTGTCGTCTGTTCAAGATTCTGATCGGATCATTGTGATGGATAAAGGCTTGATCAATGAAATTGGAACGCATGATGAATTATTAGCGAATAATCAGATTTATCAAGAAGTTTATGAATCTCAAGCGAAAGGATTTGGTGAAGAGGATGCGTGA
- a CDS encoding MarR family winged helix-turn-helix transcriptional regulator — MDRKIGLKIRILANELNRKAAEILKEDDGEASSSIQMRILNFIHRRNSQQVPVYQKDIEQEFDIRRSTATGVLQTMEKRLFIERSSCKEDNRYKTIILTELGQQKVKENIVKLHKFDELLVQGIPEEELVIFFKLLDKLSENSKKISKEGELIT; from the coding sequence ATGGACAGAAAAATCGGTCTAAAAATCAGAATATTAGCCAACGAACTTAACCGAAAAGCAGCAGAAATTTTAAAAGAAGACGATGGCGAAGCATCCTCAAGCATCCAAATGCGCATCCTCAATTTTATCCACCGTCGCAACAGCCAACAAGTACCGGTCTACCAAAAAGACATAGAACAAGAATTTGACATTCGGCGCTCCACTGCTACAGGCGTTTTACAAACAATGGAAAAACGCTTATTTATCGAAAGAAGCAGTTGCAAAGAAGACAATCGCTACAAAACAATCATATTGACTGAACTCGGTCAACAAAAGGTCAAAGAAAACATCGTGAAGCTACATAAATTCGATGAGTTACTCGTTCAAGGGATCCCAGAAGAAGAACTGGTAATCTTTTTTAAATTATTGGACAAACTTTCTGAGAACAGTAAAAAAATATCAAAAGAAGGCGAGTTGATTACGTGA
- a CDS encoding DUF2798 domain-containing protein has protein sequence MPQNKKEGLFFTTIVCFSMVIIMSAYNLLLHGQFSLSNLFGGLVPGFIVAFLLDVLVVSSPAKKIAFALPVNKEKKIHLIIAVSSCMVLGMVFFMSMYGVLMQFGFTENFLNYYLGAFAKNLIMALPLQLLVVGPVCRMILSVSRQSNWLQESNELND, from the coding sequence ATGCCGCAAAACAAAAAAGAAGGATTATTTTTCACGACGATTGTCTGTTTTTCTATGGTGATTATAATGAGTGCTTACAATCTTTTATTACATGGTCAATTTTCGTTAAGTAATTTATTCGGTGGATTAGTGCCAGGATTTATCGTAGCATTTCTATTAGATGTTTTAGTCGTTTCATCACCTGCGAAGAAAATTGCGTTTGCTTTACCTGTTAATAAAGAGAAAAAAATCCATCTGATCATTGCTGTTTCTAGCTGTATGGTTTTAGGAATGGTCTTTTTTATGTCAATGTATGGTGTCCTTATGCAGTTTGGCTTTACAGAAAATTTCTTGAATTATTATCTTGGTGCGTTTGCTAAAAATTTGATTATGGCTTTACCTTTACAACTACTTGTAGTTGGACCGGTTTGTAGAATGATTTTAAGTGTAAGTCGCCAAAGTAATTGGTTACAAGAGAGCAATGAATTGAATGACTAA
- a CDS encoding collagen-like protein, which yields MTDIVELKSDGAVVYPKTHVSAVEGITTIKGEKGDTGPAGPQGAVGATGAVGPQGLKGATGATGPQGPAGTNATTTAAATQTVNGLMSAADKKKLDTLPTITFSKVGAV from the coding sequence ATGACAGATATCGTTGAATTAAAAAGTGATGGAGCTGTTGTTTATCCTAAAACACACGTCAGTGCAGTTGAAGGGATCACAACAATCAAAGGTGAAAAAGGAGATACAGGTCCTGCAGGGCCACAAGGTGCAGTTGGAGCAACAGGAGCGGTTGGTCCACAAGGTTTAAAAGGTGCTACTGGAGCTACAGGTCCTCAAGGTCCAGCTGGAACAAACGCAACAACAACAGCTGCAGCAACACAAACAGTCAATGGACTAATGAGTGCCGCGGATAAGAAAAAATTAGATACATTACCAACAATAACATTTAGTAAGGTGGGAGCAGTATAA
- a CDS encoding M24 family metallopeptidase — protein MMVRVNKLRALMKKNDLSGILVTSPYNLRYLTNFTGTTGLAVITLDKAFFVTDFRYTEQAAAQAQGFEIIQNSGPIYDEVVAIAEKEQLDNIAFEEAFVSFAEYSLLEEITPCDLIPVVGLIEELREVKDEEEIAIIEKACSIADLGFKHILTMIKPGMTEIEIANQLDFYMRSLGASGVSFETIVASGVRSAMPHGVASQKVIEKGDLITLDFGCYYEGYVSDMTRTFAIGEPDSKLKDIYQIVLEAQLKVLDEAKPGLTGIQLDAIARDHIASYGYGEAFGHSTGHGIGLEIHEGPNVSFRADQQFVPGNVITDEPGIYLAGLGGVRIEDDLLITEKGNRVLTHSPKELIIL, from the coding sequence ATGATGGTAAGAGTAAATAAATTAAGAGCATTAATGAAAAAAAATGATCTTTCAGGAATTTTAGTAACAAGTCCGTACAATTTGCGTTATTTAACAAATTTCACTGGAACAACGGGATTAGCTGTGATTACTTTAGATAAAGCCTTTTTTGTTACTGATTTTCGTTATACAGAACAAGCTGCGGCACAAGCACAAGGATTTGAAATCATTCAAAATTCTGGTCCAATCTATGATGAAGTCGTAGCAATTGCGGAAAAAGAGCAGTTAGATAATATTGCGTTTGAAGAAGCTTTTGTGAGTTTTGCAGAATACAGTTTATTAGAAGAAATCACGCCTTGCGACTTGATCCCAGTAGTTGGCTTGATAGAAGAATTGCGTGAAGTGAAAGATGAAGAAGAAATTGCAATCATTGAAAAAGCATGTAGCATTGCAGATCTTGGGTTTAAACATATCTTAACGATGATCAAACCAGGAATGACAGAAATTGAAATTGCCAACCAATTAGATTTTTACATGCGTTCTTTAGGGGCTTCTGGTGTCTCTTTTGAAACAATCGTCGCAAGTGGGGTTCGTTCTGCGATGCCTCATGGTGTGGCAAGTCAAAAAGTCATCGAAAAAGGGGATTTGATCACGTTAGATTTTGGCTGTTATTATGAAGGCTATGTTTCAGATATGACAAGAACCTTTGCCATTGGTGAACCAGATAGTAAACTAAAAGATATTTATCAAATCGTTCTAGAGGCGCAATTAAAAGTCTTAGATGAAGCAAAACCTGGTTTAACGGGTATTCAACTAGATGCGATTGCGCGTGATCATATTGCCTCTTATGGATATGGCGAAGCCTTTGGACATAGCACAGGGCACGGAATTGGGTTAGAAATCCATGAAGGTCCGAATGTTTCCTTCAGAGCAGATCAACAATTTGTGCCAGGAAATGTGATTACGGATGAACCAGGTATTTATTTAGCTGGACTTGGTGGCGTTAGAATCGAAGATGATTTATTGATCACGGAAAAAGGAAACCGTGTATTAACGCACTCACCTAAAGAATTGATCATCTTATAA
- the nusB gene encoding transcription antitermination factor NusB, translating into MSKPSFTRHEIREKALQALFPLDFNVDLTKQDAISYALELDNQEIISEDGEEFVPTYLDLLVGGVCDRKAELDEIIKKHLGNNWSITRIAKMDLIILRMAIFEMLYVGDVPNTVALDEAIELAKKYSDDRSRKFVNGVLANVLKDIDSK; encoded by the coding sequence ATGAGTAAGCCAAGTTTCACTCGTCACGAGATTCGTGAAAAAGCGCTACAAGCGCTATTTCCTTTAGATTTTAATGTTGACTTAACAAAACAAGATGCGATTTCTTATGCATTGGAGTTAGATAATCAAGAAATTATTAGTGAAGATGGGGAAGAATTTGTCCCCACTTACTTAGATTTATTGGTGGGCGGCGTTTGTGATCGAAAAGCAGAACTAGACGAGATTATCAAAAAACATTTAGGAAATAACTGGTCGATCACTCGTATTGCTAAAATGGATCTGATTATTTTACGTATGGCTATTTTTGAAATGCTTTATGTTGGGGATGTACCTAACACGGTTGCTTTAGATGAAGCGATCGAATTAGCTAAAAAATATAGCGATGATCGTTCAAGAAAATTTGTTAATGGTGTTTTAGCCAATGTACTGAAAGATATTGATTCAAAGTAG
- a CDS encoding phage baseplate upper protein, with the protein MSIIYPIFLSITQPNDNIPSIMIRQFDEGTQVLDVTITEHGKPKDISNLTPFFCVKQGHHAGLGLSEQKVTKIIDAKKGKLQYTLTNYDMQNTGENTAYFSFRELQKDLSWRQQFSTRDFAYQVKESIYDEGIKDSNYIWTFEEILRYFTEWVKTCQEIYDDWYLVAQEELQRIIAEFQTWITTSQQRYDQWTEVQRATFDQWFATIKGILDENVAGNLLNLIEELKQAHFTLKSGETGVLRTIRDDKFSLNHTVTKVRTVTHKKETSALVIAEIDSQKQNTFFIRKVGSV; encoded by the coding sequence ATGTCAATTATATATCCAATTTTTTTATCGATCACACAACCAAACGACAATATTCCATCAATCATGATTCGCCAATTTGACGAAGGAACGCAAGTCTTGGATGTGACGATCACGGAACACGGTAAACCAAAAGACATTTCAAATTTAACCCCATTTTTCTGCGTCAAACAAGGACACCATGCCGGACTTGGTTTGTCTGAGCAAAAAGTCACGAAAATCATTGATGCAAAAAAAGGTAAACTACAATACACATTAACCAATTATGATATGCAAAATACAGGAGAAAATACAGCCTACTTCAGTTTTAGGGAACTTCAAAAAGACCTCAGTTGGCGACAACAATTTTCCACTCGAGATTTTGCTTACCAAGTTAAAGAAAGTATTTACGATGAGGGGATCAAAGACAGTAACTACATTTGGACATTTGAAGAGATTTTACGCTATTTCACAGAATGGGTGAAAACCTGCCAAGAGATTTATGATGACTGGTATCTAGTCGCACAAGAAGAGCTACAGCGCATCATTGCAGAGTTTCAGACATGGATCACAACCAGTCAACAGCGCTATGATCAATGGACGGAAGTTCAACGAGCTACATTTGATCAATGGTTTGCTACAATCAAAGGGATTTTAGACGAAAATGTTGCAGGAAACCTTTTGAATTTGATTGAAGAGCTAAAACAAGCGCATTTTACGTTGAAAAGTGGAGAGACAGGTGTTCTTAGAACAATTCGCGATGATAAGTTTAGCTTGAATCATACTGTAACTAAAGTAAGAACCGTTACTCATAAAAAAGAAACATCGGCTTTGGTTATAGCTGAGATCGACAGTCAAAAGCAAAATACGTTCTTTATTCGAAAGGTGGGATCAGTATAA